A window of the Ammoniphilus sp. CFH 90114 genome harbors these coding sequences:
- a CDS encoding MarR family winged helix-turn-helix transcriptional regulator, whose protein sequence is MNEILREIGMIARALDSISNIEFKAYDLTKGQYLYLVRICENPGIIQEKLAEMIKVDRTTAARAIKKLELNGFIDKKDDEHNQKIKKLFPTEKGKNVYPFIKRENDHSNKVALEGFSEVEVETIFNLLQRVRENVEKDWEFVKKGNKRIY, encoded by the coding sequence ATGAATGAAATTCTTCGTGAAATTGGAATGATTGCAAGGGCATTAGATTCTATAAGTAATATAGAATTTAAAGCATATGACCTTACAAAAGGGCAGTATTTGTACCTTGTGCGAATATGTGAAAACCCAGGAATCATTCAAGAAAAGTTAGCCGAGATGATAAAAGTAGATCGAACAACAGCAGCTCGTGCTATAAAAAAACTTGAATTAAATGGGTTTATTGATAAGAAAGATGATGAGCATAACCAAAAAATTAAAAAACTTTTTCCAACAGAGAAAGGGAAAAATGTTTATCCTTTCATAAAAAGAGAAAATGATCATTCGAATAAGGTTGCATTAGAGGGATTTTCTGAAGTGGAAGTGGAGACCATTTTTAATCTTCTTCAAAGAGTAAGAGAAAATGTTGAAAAAGACTGGGAATT